One Candidatus Eisenbacteria bacterium genomic window, GTCTCCGCCGCGTTCTCTCCCGACTCCCCCTTTTGGAGCGTCTCGTCGAGGCGCGCCGGATCGCCCGGATCGCCCGGCGAGAGGAGTGCCGGCTCCTCTGCTCCTTCCTTCTGAAGAGCAACCGGGTGGCGGCGCTCGCCAAGCTCTTCTTCCTCTCCGATCTTCCCCTCGTCGTCTGCGTGCACGAGATGCTGAGCCTTCACCTGGAGAGCGCCCATCGTTCCGCGGCGTCGCGCACCCTCCATCGCTGGATCGCCCGCCTCGTTCTCCGCGAGGCGGACCGGATCATCGCCGTCTCCGAGGGGGTGCGCCTCGACCTCACGGAACGTCTCGGCGCGTCGCCGGAGAAGATCGTGGTTCTGCCCAACCCGGTCGACCGGGAAGCGGTCCTGGCCGCCGCCGCGCGCCCCCCGTCCGAGGATCCTTGGGGGGAGGGGGCGGGCGCGAGGATCGTCGCGGTGGGGCGACTCGTTACGATCAAGGGTTTCGACCTGCTCCTTCGTGCGATGGCGGCGCTGCCGGAAAGCCCGGGCGCCCGGCTGGCGTTGATCGGCGAAGGGCCGGAGAGGGGGGAGTTGGAGAACTCCGCCGAGCGCCTTGGGTTAGGCGACCGGGTCCGTTTTCTCGGCGAGCTGTCCCGGCCCTGGACGGTCATCGCTCGGGCGGACCTCTTCGTCCTCCCCTCACGGGAGGACGCCGCGCCCAACACCCTCGCCGAAGCGATGATCCTCGGGTTGCCGATCGTCGCCGCCGACTGCTCGCCCGGCGTCCGGGAAATGCTGGAAGGGGGTGCCGCCGGCCTGCTCGTTCCGCCCGGCG contains:
- a CDS encoding glycosyltransferase, whose product is MYVNHMVAIEPVPVLQAPIVSEGNRLRKGLVARASLDGGGEGGVSAGLRRVLSRLPLLERLVEARRIARIARREECRLLCSFLLKSNRVAALAKLFFLSDLPLVVCVHEMLSLHLESAHRSAASRTLHRWIARLVLREADRIIAVSEGVRLDLTERLGASPEKIVVLPNPVDREAVLAAAARPPSEDPWGEGAGARIVAVGRLVTIKGFDLLLRAMAALPESPGARLALIGEGPERGELENSAERLGLGDRVRFLGELSRPWTVIARADLFVLPSREDAAPNTLAEAMILGLPIVAADCSPGVREMLEGGAAGLLVPPGDPDALALAMERLLGDRALRERLAARASERSRAHDLEGAVRLFEEILLPLMDRDNHSRSTAL